The Alnus glutinosa chromosome 3, dhAlnGlut1.1, whole genome shotgun sequence nucleotide sequence GTGAAAGTCACTTTCatttttagatatatatatatatatatatgtaagtacGTATTCTCATTCAACCGGAAAGGATACAAACATTAAAGCAGAGGGGTGGGTGCCCCAACAATAACCCAAATCTGAAAAAAGTAGTACCAACGTGAAGAGTAACATCGTAACCAAGAGGGAATTGTGAGTTTTCAGTTCCCAGAGGAATTGAAAATGTTCTGGCCCTATTTACCTTGAACAAAGCCAAAGCTTGGTCCGCACAAGGCGGATTAAAGACCAGATCAGTGGTGAACAGGGGCATGACCCATGCAGAGGACTTCAACCCGGTCCAAAACAACCCCTTTGAGAGGGTTGGGTGGCCACTAAACTGGATATGGAAGAGGATTGGCACCACAAATAACATAACAAAATTTCCAATGAACGGATCTCCAAAAGAGACCATAACCCAGCAAAAAAATGTacagataaagaaaaagataaagcaGGAACTTATCACAAAGCGTCAGAGGTGAAGAAACCTTGCCGGAAGTCGGTCTTGGCAGCAAATAGCGGTGTGAATCAGCGCGCTCAGTGTCCAGATCTGGCGCGTGGGCTGCACACTCCAACGCTGGAAGGCCGGGCGATGAAACGACTGACAGTGGATTGAAGGGGGAAGAGCCGTGGTTCCGATGGAGTGGGTCGCTTGGCGGAGAGGCCATCTGAAGTTAGTAGATCTAGGATGAAAAACCTTAGATCTAAGAACTTCAAAATATCAGGGGATCCACGGCCATAAACGGGAGGAGGCACACCAGTCCGATCCGGTGGAGGAAAACCCACCAACGATGCTATAGCAACAAGCCTGAGGAGTGGCTAGTGAGAAATCTAGCAAGAAAAGTATCATAAAGGAAGATAAGGACCTCAAAGGAGGCGTGCGCAGGCCAAACaagacaaaaagaagaagagaggggaaGAAAAGTGGGGGGGGAGAGCAGCTCCAAAAGCTTGGAGCTGCTCTCCCATGGCAGTTTTGACGGAGGGagttgcagagagagagagagagttgcacCAGTCTAGATCTTTCAATGCACTCTTctatatttttagatatttgattatcccttctcttttttctttttcttttttcttttttctttttcttttctttttttttttttttttttttttttttttttttttttttttttcctacctaTTGAAACATTAAGATGTAAGATGTATGTACTATGTAGTGCACAATTGCACATTACATGTGCATGCAACTATGCAAGTAACGGTTACGGTTAGCGATGATTTGGCTAAAACCGTTAACCGCAACTGGTTAAAGcggttattaaattttaacaattgcAATCGCTTCTACTTAGGCAATTAGcggttattatgtttataactAGCGTTttgaaaaccatttttttaatttgggctGTTTTTGGggaggttttaattttttcaaaaataataataataataataataataatttttggaccttttggtacaaaattaacaaatctaaatacaaatccaaatatctattaaaaaaattaaaaatccaaataaccaaatacaaacaaatttttaatatatatatatattttttcactatatatataagggtaagCAGTTAGTAGTTACTAACTGCCTCTGCCTACTCTAAAACCGTTAACAGCCTCCGACTAGGCAGTTAGTGGTTATTTATAatcgcttttaaaagcggttatgcgATTAGCGGTTGTGATGCGGTTATAATCGCCCCGTTTGTACAAGCCTAGCAAGTATACTATGATTACACCCAATTCTATTGAAAGGGAGAGAAgaaatgtctctctctctctctcccttgaCAAATAtatctcctctcttttttcttttctgttgaatttgttcctattttatacatttatttattgttcCAGTAATACAATGGGCGGAGAATCTGGAAGGGAGATCTTGGAGAAATTTCCACCTTAGGATCAGTGAGCTATGGACATTGAATAAACAATCGTGGCCTTTCCCCACCATCTTCAATCCAATAAGTTTTTCCTGAGCCTTCAATCCAGTTGGTTGAAATATCTGCTTTTGTTGTCAAAAATTAGCATCCAAACAACCAGATGCGAAGCCGGCATTTGAAATTTGGgggtaaaagtaaaaataaaaaataaaaaataaaaacttggggtaaaaataaaaaataaagggataatTTTAAATCTTTGACGACCAATTCAATCGGCAGGGCAATTCATTTGGCCCATTCCCAATAgctttttggggtttttttgtcCTGTTGTGGTTGGTGTTTGGGGCTATTGTTGGATGCTGAtccctttgtttttcttttgttgtaatCTTACCCTTTCCCTTTTCTCATattgattaaaataatttttttaaaataaaataaaatagaaaactaCACTTATCCCATTAATCTACCACTAAATTTACTATATCTTccgaattttttaatttggtccccttcctgaaaataaaaataacaacacCTCCCtctataatataaaaaattcgagaaaaaaaaaaaaaaactaaacccacCACTATGCTGTGAAATTATCAAAATCAATTGGGATGCCACCAACAGACGGATGGGTATTGGCATCATAGCGAGAGATTCCACAGGACGCGTGTATGCTGCTACAAGCCAATTTTTCTCTACAGTGCAAAAACCAGTGGGGGCAGAAGAAATTGGGGCATTGCGAGCGGAGTTCAGTCAAGAATGGGGCTTACTTTTTGCAGTCAATAATTGTAGTAGTTGGAAAGTCTATCATACAAAAAGGAGACTTTTTGCAGGTGGTAAATGTGTTAAATAGGTTTGAGCCCACgtcaattactttttttttactattcaaaAGTGACTTTGCTGctattaaaaacacaattaattaaattaaaaacagaaTTAATTACAAGCAGTTACCTTTCattattaagaagaagaaaaaaacggAATAATTAAGTAAATGTGATTGAATATTGCTACTATTTGTAACAATTAACTGAAAATACGGGAAAACATTTTAAAGAGCATTTAATTTGTACTTTTCATTGGTAGATGCCGAGGCATTATCCAAGCTATGTACAGAGAGGATGAAGATTTGGCTATACACAATCAAATTCCACTCTCAAATATAGGGATTAATATGAGACGTGTAGTCGCGAATTCCTGCCCCTTCCCATCCCATCCACTCTTCCCACATGTCCCAATCAGGATCGTTCATTCCTCTCATCGCGTCATCATCAATATCTTCATCGTACGACTCATACATGTTCGATGCTATCCCCTGAGACTCCCCTCTCAAATTACTCATCGCAATCTGCTCCACCATCATAccaaaaattaattagtttaccATCCAAAATCAATCGCATAAATACTATTAtataaaatctattttttaaaatacgaggacaaaaaaaaaaaaaaaaatcttgttaaaataaattttgggtctttttttcacataaatacgtaaaaaaaattatttatgacgTATTGGGATACATTATCCGAATAAATAATGTAAGAAATTTGACAATAAATTTTGAAGTGTCTAGTCATCTGTTTGGCGTCCAATTGGTGAGCCTAATCCCTTTTACACAATCATTATATGTGCTTTTTTATATAAAGAtgtaaattgtttttaaaagataaatctCAGGCTTCCAAAGcataaagaaattgaaagagagTGGGATTAAGTACATCGTAAGCCTCATTGATTTGGTGAAACTGCACCCCACAATTGCTTCCTCTGCATACGTCCGGATGATACTGAAAAAAAGAGATTTTAAATCAATCAGAAAAAGACCCAAAATAATAACTTCAAAAAGagatatgaaaattgtttttgaaatcacgggaaaaaaaattatatattcttttattagGAAAGAAGCAAGCTTTTCAGATCACCAGATCTAAAATATAACTTCAAATTCAAACCAAACCAATGAACTCCTGAATAGGaagaatcaaatcaaataaaagaaaattcagatattaataaaaaaaaaaaaaattaaaatcgaaCCTGCAAAGCAAGCTTTCTGAAAGCCTTCTTGACATCAGATTCAGAGGCATTGGGTTGGATCCTCAAAGTCTGGTACGGATCCATCACCGAAGAAGAAGCAGAACAAAGCATAACCCTattcaccatcttcttcttcctttgccTATCCTTGAGCTtaaaccaagaagaagaagaagacccaTTACCACCAATAAGCCCAGCAGCAGTAGCAGCAGCCATTGTAAACTCTCAAAAAGAAAATCCGATCGAGCACAACCAGATACCAACCAACCCCTCAAGCTTTGCGTTTAAATAAATGAAGGAAAATCTTGCTTTGAAAATATCCAACGGGCACGGCAAATTTGATTAAGATGTTTCAAACTTCGAAACTGTGGGAACTGAATTATTGTTGACAAACAGGGaattaatagaataataataataataatgatggaTAGAAGGACTTTTCAAAGAAGGGAGGCCTTAGATTTATTTATAGAGGGAAAATGTGTGAGGTGAGGATGTAATGTCCTCATCCAACGGATCAGCTTTGTGGTGACGTGTTGTGTCGTATTTTATGGAGTGGAGTGgaggagaggagagagagggTTCTGTGCTTAtctgttcttttcctttttccaatTGGTCCTAGTCAGATACGGTAgacttttgttttgggtttatcCCTCGGCAGATTccatccttattttttttatttatttttaagtccATAACAAATAAGTTAATTCATTTTTGTCCCacattttgtatttattatattcattTCACTTGATTTACATAAATGACATGGTCAAGAAGCCAAGCATCAAGTTCATCTCCCCTAACCAAGTTTTTGGATgtacttaattttcttttattaacctaattttgctttcaaaatatCACATTCAATCACATTTCCGTGTAAGTACCtgaattgttttcttttttctttatttatttatttattttttattttttatttttattgagtGTGGTTAAGGATAAAGTAATACTAAAATGAAGATTCGTGTTCTCTTTAAGttctcttaaaattgatgtaatttttaaaataattattagatcaaaatctaatTGTGATCTATCACATATTTAATAGGTCCttcttatagcattactcattagagatattataacttttactacaaatttaaacaattaaatttctTTACATGATCATGATAAGGatgtaaataaattatatatagtaaaaattgtagtccttgaaatatttttcttttattatatgtttTCTTTATAAAGCTAAGAGTATgtgcttttgaaaaaaaatgttacaagtTTTGGACACCCTTCGTTGAAAGTCGATTGTTAAGAGTAAATTCTAACCAGGGTTTGTTTACATTTGGTGTTAAAACCAACTACCGCGTTGAATTTGGGATCAAAATGGGTTGTGACTTTGTAGTCAAGCTATGCAAAGCGACTTATAAGCCAGATCAAAATATCTTGGTACTATGTATAAGCTTATCATTAAGTCGATCATTGAATATTGATATATGAGTGAAGCTGCCAAAAAGAGAGATATTATCGGGTAAGTTTCGACAGAGTGAGCCGCTGTAAATGTCGATTATGAAGCGTAATGGCATGTTACGATTCTTGTATCCCACATGGGTTACGTTTAATATTAATCATGTGTatcaaactgattttttttttttaaaacatgtaGCATGTGTTACCATATATTGCTGAAAAGCTCGAAGACATACATCATGAGAAAAGAGGTACAAGACTCCTACACTCTAATCCAGAAAAATCTGGCTTAAAAAAACAGCTGCCTAAACAGAACACAaaccgattttaaaaaatgaattctAACCAAAATTTATATCACTTAACTCATCATGTGTtaatagcaaaaaataaaataaaataaaaaaataacatcaaaatcCCTTCTCTCAGTTTAAAGAGTTAGATtataacaatttaaaatactGTTGATATTGACATTTGACCGATTACTTTAATTTACGCTACCCTTTTAAAGATGTTGAATGATTGTTGACATATTTATGTTAAATGATTTAGCCTGCATTGATATGTCTTAATCTAAACAAAAAGTAATGCAACTGTATTATTCTTaatctataaaatatataataaatattaatttaaaaagcatcGAGACGAGAGAGACGAAAAAAGAAATCTTACTATGATTATTTTTgcaacatattattttaaattcaataatatatattattttgtgaaCTGTGATGGGAAAATTTTGGCCGTGAAAGGTAAAAGCTGAAAGTGTGTGGGAAGCAAAGTAATTAACCAAAAAATGGAGGGCATGTGTTTATCGCATACATGGGATCCTGACACGTGGTAACTTTCGACAGGAATTGCATTTATCTCGTGGGTTcgttaattaaggaaaatactttttttaaaatttttttttactatttttatgaGAGACCAGATTGGATAATGTGCGGTTTTCCGGCGCGTTTAAAACGGTCCTGTTAAATGAGTGGATAAGGAGATATAATTATCTAAAGGACTCCACACGTGGCTCCACGCTTACGAGCCAGCGCCCCAGCACTTTTAGCCACTTAACGCTTGGTTGTCATTTTCCACACGTGTGGTCCAACCAATCTACTGATTTATTTGGATATGTTTGGGAAAGGCAAGAATTGAAAACTAATTTGATGGGGTCCAATTTGGAGAAATTATTGTATGTTAGGTCTAAAACAAAgttgtttggtaaaattttgacaatattttgggttttaataaaacaattgaaaattattattatttttttaaaaaaaatattgttttttttattttttgagaaaagttttgaagtttattttgaaaagtgtgttgGTAGTGGGATctcatttaaaaattcttttggtTCATTGATTTTTGAAAAGAGTTTACGGTGTTTGAGAAGTGAAAAAATCAAACATGGCAAATGTAGATGAAGAACACATTGCAATGATGATTAAAATGCGAATTGGGGTGTTCGTATAATTGCATATGGCAGTGGCTATAAATCTTTTTCATTGGTGGTTCGATTCCGGTGCTACTGTGCATGTGTGCAATGAGAAAGCACTATTCAACAACTACGTCACATCAACGGATGGCTAGGAAGTTCTAACGGAAAACCTTATTTTGCTAAGGTTCATGGAAATGGACTGTAGAAATGCAGTTTACTTCTGGGAAGAAGCTAATTTCAACTAACGTTCTTCGTGTTTCTGAAATTAAGAATAACATTATATCTGCCAATTTGTTTTGTAAAATGGGCATAAAAGCAATCATTGAGTCTAATAAGTTAATATTGTCTAAGAATGAGATGTCTATGAGAAATGGTTATTCTTGTGATGAAATGTTCAAACTTAGTATTATTAATAAAGCTACCTCACattcttttttatattgttgAGTCATCTTCTTTATAGTATGGTCGTTTAGCACATTTAAGTTTCAAtatttgaaatatatgttttagCATGGCTTGATTTCTTCCCAACATGATAATAATACAAAATGTGAAATatctattcaaaataaaatgactaAGAAACCATTCCCACAATCGATAGAAATTCACAAATTTTAGAACTCATACATTTTGACATGTGAATTAAATTATATGTTAACTAAAGGAGTAGAATGTTTCATTACATTCATGATTTTTATAGGTACACATAAAtgtatttaatgaaaaatgatgCCTTTGACATgttcaaacattacaaatctaAAGTAGAAAATCAAAAAGAGCATAAAGCAAAAATACTTTCCACAtgaattttctaatttttgtgaAGAACATAGAATTGTGCACCAAATGTTTGTAACTTACAAACCACAATAGAATGGTTTGGCTGAAAGAAAAAACAGGACACTCGAAAACATGGTTAATGCCATAATCTTAAATGCAAAGTTGCCTTTCAATTTATGTGAAGAGGCACTGCTTAGAGCATGACATGTGCATAATAGAGTGTCATCATTGAAAATGCAAGTGTCACCATATGAGTTAAGGAACAACAAACCTTGATTATCtacttccttctttttctttttctttttatttttttgtaatataaaACCTTGATTATCTTAGAGTGTGGGGTGTCTACCATTTACAAAGTTCCTGATCCAAAAAGAACTAGATTAGAACTAAGAGCAATTAAAAGCGTGTTTGTAGGTGGGCTGAAAATTTCAAAGCATATAGACTATTAGACCTAAGCTCTAATGTCATAGTGAAATCAATGGATGTTGAATTTATTAAGGATAAGTTTAATTATCATTTTGAATATGATTCAGAACCTAATCAAACACAAGTATCTGACTCTAATCCTAGTACCTCGCTTAACAATGTTAAGAGAGCAGCTACATATTTGCCAATACAACAAAGGAAGAGTCAGagagtagaaaagaaaagaattcggGTTCTGAATTTATTTCATCCCAAGCTTTAGTCTTCCTTGTGGAAGGAGACAAGGATAcaacccttaaaaaaataactattgtACTTAACACAGAGTATGATACAAAAAGCTTTAATGAAGAAGACACAAGCTTGTGGAAAGAAGttgtaaataataaaatagactcAATATTATCAAACAATAATTAGGTACTAGTGGATTTACCTCCGAGTTTTAAACatattggttgtaaatgggtatTTAGAAGGAAATATAATTTTGATGGGCCAAttcaaacctaaaaaaaaatagttaatcgCAAAAGGCTTTAGACAAAAGGATGGGCATATACTATTTTGATACCTATGCACCTATAACAAAGATCACATCTATTCATGTTTATATGATTCTTGCATTTATATATGATTTGTATGTGCATCAAATTGATGCTAATATCAATACTAAAACCAATTATGGGActgttataatttttgttagattataatattaaaaatatgattcaaTAGTTCATACGGTAATAAAGCCATCTCTTATTTAACTTGGCGCAAGTGGTTGGAAACCCCTTACTTGCaaagttgtttattttgagGGAAAATTTACATTTAGTAAAAACTTAAACAGTAAAATTGCGGTTGCAGGGGCTCAAACTTGTGCTTGTGCCTCACAAGATGAATTTCTACTAATGCATTTGATTTTAATGGgccgtttgggtttacgatttcaaaaactacaattttaaaatgtgcaatttgaaaaagtgatttttaaaaacgcagttaagcgtttggcaaaatcgcagtttgacctttaaatgcaggttaacctttaaaattctgcattttcaaaaaaaatctatttggctacgatttgaaaaggcatttttttttacatttttaaatcgcaattttttaaaaacgcaattttcaaacaattcattttctgcaatttgatttaaaattatattttttgtctacaaaatcgcaatcacaAACGTACCTTAAGTTAACTATCAGTTGCACAAATGAAAAGTTATGACTTTTCACCCGTGCCCTTTCAACATCTATAAATAAGACATTCCTCCACCAATTTTCATATTCACTTTTAGAAGTTCACAGGTGAAATGGTGAGAATTCTCCATAATTACTATCTATGAAATTTATAAGCTTTGTTTTTTCATGGAGACAATTTGGTAGCAACCTGGTAGCAAACTCCTTTTGAGTGGGGCAAATATCGTCTAAAAGATAGCAATTTTATGCACCTCAAAGCcaactttttgtttctaattcTAGTTCTTATTCTTTCTCACATAATATTTTCCTAACAATTTcaatgtttgttttttattcatcTTCTTTATCAAGTTATTTCCCTAACAAAATGTTTCTTGGATTAAACGCCAAGAAGAGGGTGGCCAAGAATGGCTGTTTTGAAGCGGTCCATAAGGGACCTAACGTGGGATGACGCCGATTGCAGTTACAAGAAGACTTGGAGGCCTTTGTAGGGGAGGCAACATTGAGTTCAATTGCTCTGGAACCATTGAGCAGAAGCTTCATTCCGGTGTCAAACTGAAGGGGTGTCCGACAGATGATACACACAAGACACCGGTACTTGCTTACTCCATAGCAAAAAGAGGCACCTGCAACCGAAGGGTTAAGAAgcgacagaaaaaaaaaaaaaaaaaaacaaaaaggtcaTGGATCAACAGCTTTGATGGGTGAATGTATAGCGGGATGGTGCGTGAGACCCACGCGGTGGGGAGGGTGGCGCATGAGGTGCACGTTCAAAGATGGTGGGTCAGAAAAAGGCGGAGAAGAGGATGGTGAAAACGATGGTGAGGCATCTTGGCCAAGATGCTGAAGGAGTTGTAGATCTGGCTTGTAGAAACAAAGAGGGGAGAGGAGAAAAAATGTTCATAGGGGGGAGGGGAGAGACAAAGCTCTTTCCTCTCTACAAACACTAGGGGAGAGGTGGAGGTGGCTCTCACATGGGAGAGGGAATCCCTTGTGAAGAAGAGAGGAGCTTGTCTCACTAGAAAACTAAGAGATAGAAAAGATGGAAGAGTTTGGGAGCAACTTTATTAATTTTCATGTTCCTTGCCCTTAATCTTATGTTTTCGAGAACATTGGTGACCACATTGTGCCAATGGCATTCTTTCTCTTGCTGATCAGTCTTGCACATTCAGGAGAGTAGTGCAACTCATTTTAACAATGTTACTCAAAGTCTCTAAATTTATCTGCAGAAGTTATACATAGCATCAATGGGTTTCACTCTCCAACTTAACATGTAATCAATGGCTTAGCCAATTAATATATCAACCTTGTTTCTTATTATTTAGGGTTCGGTTTCTAGCATTCAATGAATCTCCTATCTCCCATTCTCACAATGGCGGAGTTATTCTcaattactgatttttttttttttttttttttttttgacttttagTCAAAATTTACGAAATAATTTgtcaacaagaaaaataatgaataaacctcatttatttatttaagaaaagtTCACATACCCCATTAAAATACCATTCAATTGACGATATTTCTCCCAAATTTTCAATTGagacaatatctccctaaactgCCAAAACATTGTCAAAGTCTCTCCAaaagctaacaaaaagacaaaaatattttttacaatttttttaataaaacaaaaatactcctataaattcaacaaaataaataaattattattattaattaaaaatattaaaaaacgatttttttttttaatttctatatagAAAAAAccaagattttaattttttttaaaaaaaataaaaaatacagaactcttttaatttttaaatttggccaccttggttttgatgtatttttttttttttttttttttaactttttttagtttcaaattactattttttaattttattaagggtCTTTTCGTCATTTAGAAAACATTGacaatgttttgatagttttggAGTACATtgtccaaattgaaagtttgagagaatattgtcaattgagtgatagtttgaaggaggtgtgtgtgtatatatatatattgagaaaaaaaagaaaaaaaaaaaaaaaaaagaagaaaagaagtttttaaaattatctaaCATCCTAAATTAGTTGTCTaggtccaaaataaatttttgtctaCTCTAGTGGAGAGGTGTGAACGAGAACAAGCACACTAGATTACAGAGCTTTCTTACTGGCCGGTCTCTATATTCATTGCCTGATTCCACGTACAGTGGCAAGACTGAAAAACTGTAAATTTGATGCTGTTCTTAGTCGTATAATAACAGCCAATTGTTGTGCTTGATCCTGG carries:
- the LOC133864773 gene encoding chaperone protein dnaJ 8, chloroplastic translates to MAAATAAGLIGGNGSSSSSWFKLKDRQRKKKMVNRVMLCSASSSVMDPYQTLRIQPNASESDVKKAFRKLALQYHPDVCRGSNCGVQFHQINEAYDIAMSNLRGESQGIASNMYESYDEDIDDDAMRGMNDPDWDMWEEWMGWEGAGIRDYTSHINPYI